From Halococcus saccharolyticus DSM 5350, a single genomic window includes:
- the ppc gene encoding phosphoenolpyruvate carboxylase yields the protein MTLHNRTVGTDVRELGALVGEVLETQTSTDAFETVERLRTTAIDYRNGEIDSRNGLDQTLRGLDPETAVTVARAFTTYFEMVNLAEERERVRAIRTASQEDSLADSLGAAVESLADRDPEVVEQILEDVLIEPTFTAHPTEAHRKTVKAKLRTIADHLVALDERRLTDTEREQLEDALEAQVTSLWGTRQIRERQPEPLDEARNVHWYLENTLFDTTGEVYREIEDTLGAEFDDIGVPKLFEFRSWAGSDRDGNPYVTPDVTSETLARQRRSVLEKYQEALADLSSVLAHDADRLDTGATFDERLAANRKRFPTLADQARERYPDEPYRQHLRLMGERLERIGDVRPNGYDEVAKFTADLDALATSLRANGGERIAAVHVDPLERQAQTFGFCLAGLDLRDHQEKHTEAIAAALGREDIAYESLDEDERVELLTEAILQDAPLIDVTDREGLFDPAARVLERFDRLNDWQREYGADAIDTYCISMAEKPSHVLEVLFLADQAGAVSLPEYCGIDVVPLLETEAALDGAREIMGTLFENEAYSQALAARGDVQEVMLGYSDSNKENGFFAANWDLYRNQRRLADIVDDHDVDLRLFHGRGGSISRGGGPMNEALLALPNETVNGQVKFTEQGEAIAEKYANPRIAERNLEQMLNAQIRARAQSLDQPADDVPEEWLTAAATIADAARTAYQDLLDTDGFVSYFEQATPITVIEELNMGSRPASRSGERTVEDLRAIPWVFSWTQSRCILPGWYGLGAGIEAYLEAGGSTETLQSMYDEWAFFRTTIDNAALALARTDMEIATEYAAVADDDLEARFFPVFEAEYERAADFATTIGGREDLVNRGWLRESLRRRNPYVDPLNVLQTHLLDREHRTETEKRALRLTVKGIAAGMKNTG from the coding sequence ATGACGCTACACAATCGCACGGTGGGGACGGACGTTCGGGAACTCGGCGCGCTGGTCGGTGAGGTGCTCGAAACACAGACCTCGACCGACGCGTTCGAGACGGTCGAACGCCTCCGTACCACCGCCATCGACTACCGCAACGGCGAGATCGATTCACGAAACGGCCTCGATCAAACGCTGCGCGGTCTCGACCCGGAGACCGCAGTCACGGTTGCGCGCGCGTTCACCACCTACTTCGAGATGGTGAACCTCGCCGAGGAGCGCGAACGCGTCCGTGCGATCCGGACCGCCTCCCAGGAGGACTCGCTTGCCGACAGTCTGGGTGCCGCCGTCGAGAGCCTCGCCGACCGCGATCCGGAGGTCGTCGAGCAGATCCTCGAGGACGTCCTGATCGAGCCGACCTTTACTGCCCATCCCACGGAGGCTCATCGCAAGACCGTGAAGGCGAAGCTCCGCACCATCGCCGATCACCTCGTCGCACTCGACGAGCGTCGACTGACCGACACCGAGCGCGAACAGCTCGAGGACGCCCTCGAAGCCCAGGTCACGAGTCTCTGGGGCACCCGCCAGATCCGCGAGCGCCAGCCCGAACCGCTCGACGAGGCTCGGAACGTCCACTGGTATCTCGAAAACACCCTCTTCGATACGACCGGCGAAGTCTACCGCGAGATCGAGGACACGCTCGGGGCCGAGTTCGACGATATTGGAGTACCCAAACTCTTCGAGTTCCGGTCGTGGGCCGGTAGCGACAGGGACGGCAACCCCTACGTCACGCCCGACGTGACGAGCGAGACCCTCGCGCGACAGCGCCGCAGTGTGTTGGAGAAATACCAGGAAGCGCTCGCCGATCTTTCGAGCGTACTCGCCCACGACGCCGACCGGCTCGACACGGGCGCAACCTTCGACGAACGCCTCGCTGCGAACCGCAAGCGCTTCCCCACGCTCGCCGATCAGGCCCGCGAGCGCTATCCCGACGAACCCTACCGCCAGCACCTCCGGCTGATGGGCGAGCGCCTCGAACGCATCGGCGACGTTCGGCCGAACGGGTACGACGAGGTGGCGAAGTTCACCGCCGATCTCGACGCGCTGGCGACGAGCCTTCGGGCGAACGGCGGCGAGCGGATCGCCGCGGTCCACGTCGACCCGCTTGAACGCCAGGCTCAGACGTTTGGATTCTGTCTCGCGGGCCTCGACCTTCGGGACCACCAGGAGAAACACACCGAGGCGATCGCTGCGGCGCTTGGTCGTGAGGACATCGCCTACGAATCACTCGACGAGGACGAGCGCGTCGAACTCCTCACCGAGGCCATTCTCCAGGACGCGCCACTGATCGACGTCACCGATCGTGAAGGACTGTTCGACCCCGCGGCGCGCGTGCTCGAACGGTTCGATCGGCTGAACGATTGGCAGCGCGAGTACGGCGCGGACGCGATCGACACCTACTGCATCTCGATGGCCGAGAAGCCGAGTCACGTGCTCGAAGTGCTGTTCCTCGCCGATCAGGCGGGCGCAGTCTCCCTTCCCGAGTACTGTGGCATCGATGTCGTGCCCCTTCTGGAGACCGAGGCCGCCCTCGACGGCGCGCGCGAGATCATGGGCACCCTCTTCGAGAACGAGGCGTACAGTCAGGCGCTCGCCGCCCGCGGCGATGTTCAAGAAGTGATGCTCGGCTACTCCGATTCGAACAAGGAGAACGGGTTTTTCGCGGCGAACTGGGACCTCTACCGCAACCAGCGCCGACTCGCCGACATCGTCGACGATCACGACGTCGACCTCCGACTGTTCCACGGTCGTGGCGGCTCGATCTCCAGAGGTGGTGGCCCGATGAACGAGGCACTGCTCGCGTTGCCGAACGAGACAGTGAACGGCCAGGTCAAGTTCACCGAACAGGGCGAGGCGATCGCGGAGAAGTACGCCAACCCACGGATCGCCGAACGCAATCTCGAACAGATGCTGAACGCCCAGATCCGCGCACGGGCGCAGTCGCTTGATCAGCCTGCGGATGACGTACCCGAGGAGTGGCTCACCGCGGCCGCAACCATCGCCGACGCGGCGCGGACGGCGTATCAGGACCTGCTCGACACGGACGGATTCGTGTCGTACTTCGAGCAGGCTACGCCGATCACGGTGATCGAGGAGCTCAACATGGGCTCGCGGCCCGCCTCGCGGTCGGGCGAACGCACGGTCGAGGATCTCCGGGCGATCCCGTGGGTGTTCTCGTGGACCCAGTCGCGGTGCATCCTCCCCGGGTGGTACGGCCTCGGAGCGGGGATCGAGGCGTACCTGGAGGCGGGCGGCTCGACCGAGACGCTCCAGTCGATGTACGACGAGTGGGCGTTCTTCCGAACGACGATCGACAACGCGGCGCTCGCGCTCGCGCGCACCGACATGGAGATCGCCACCGAGTACGCCGCGGTCGCCGACGACGACTTGGAAGCGCGCTTCTTCCCAGTGTTCGAGGCCGAATACGAGCGGGCGGCCGACTTCGCGACGACCATCGGCGGCCGCGAGGACCTCGTGAACCGTGGGTGGCTCCGCGAGAGTCTCCGCCGCCGGAACCCCTACGTCGACCCGCTGAACGTACTCCAGACACACCTGCTGGACCGCGAGCACCGGACCGAGACGGAAAAGCGTGCGCTGCGCCTGACGGTGAAGGGGATCGCTGCCGGCATGAAGAACACCGGGTAG
- a CDS encoding sugar phosphate isomerase/epimerase family protein codes for MARPAIQLYTLRALDEPLDELLARVGDAGFEGVEYANRIGDADADAVRTALDQTGLESVAAHVGIDEIEDDPDDTVEFYRSLGCDHLVVPWLDPECFETEAAVAETADRLMAVAETVDDYGMALSYHNHDHEFAEVNGRPAFEQLAEATREPLGFELDCGWTAVAGVDPTAVLDRWGDRVTLVHISDADESGSPTEVGDGVLDVAACAAAAREHDVEWAIYEHDDLDDQMESVVHGADVLEQF; via the coding sequence ATGGCACGACCAGCCATCCAACTGTACACGCTACGCGCGCTCGACGAACCGCTCGACGAACTCCTTGCGCGGGTCGGTGACGCGGGGTTCGAGGGTGTGGAGTACGCCAACCGGATCGGCGATGCGGACGCCGACGCCGTTCGGACCGCACTCGACCAGACGGGTCTCGAATCGGTCGCGGCCCATGTCGGGATCGACGAGATCGAAGACGATCCCGACGACACCGTCGAGTTCTATCGGTCGCTCGGCTGTGACCACCTCGTAGTGCCGTGGCTCGACCCCGAATGCTTCGAGACTGAGGCCGCTGTCGCGGAGACCGCGGATCGGCTGATGGCAGTGGCCGAGACAGTCGACGATTACGGGATGGCGCTGTCCTATCACAATCACGACCACGAGTTCGCCGAGGTGAACGGCCGGCCGGCGTTCGAGCAGCTCGCGGAAGCCACCCGAGAGCCGCTCGGCTTCGAACTCGACTGCGGCTGGACCGCGGTGGCGGGTGTGGATCCGACTGCCGTCCTCGATCGGTGGGGTGACCGAGTGACGCTCGTCCACATCTCCGACGCCGATGAGTCGGGTTCACCGACCGAAGTCGGCGACGGCGTGCTCGACGTAGCGGCCTGTGCGGCAGCAGCTCGGGAGCACGATGTCGAGTGGGCGATCTACGAGCACGACGATCTCGACGATCAGATGGAGTCAGTCGTCCACGGCGCGGACGTGCTGGAACAGTTCTGA
- a CDS encoding aldehyde dehydrogenase family protein gives MATTSTAHDERPYIDGEWESGDGVIEVDDLAEGGVFGRIAAAGPLQAEAALDAAENAQTAMAASTIPERVAWLEAIAAGLRDRKDELADVIVREAGKPIASARGEVESAAERFERAVEEARGLSGEFRPGTTAGHEGWEAIVKSEPRGTVLCITPYNYPLSTTALQVAPALAAGNSVVLKPASKTPVSAAILTDVIASTDVPAGGFNFVPGHASTIGDVLAGSDQIDAIAMTGSSGAGEHVARQSGIVNLHMELGGNAPAVVFPDADLDEAAAACAKGGLKYAGQRCSAVSRVLVHESIHDDLVERIENEMDAYPTGDLFDEETALGPLISDDQADWVEELVTDATDRSAEIVRGGGRDGQFVEPTLLGRVPESARLVTEEQFGPVIPVTTFADEDHAIEIANDTDLALDGCVFTSEYDRALRVAERIDAGAVRINGAPSHGLGDIPFGGNEDSGIGREGIGTSIEGFIRYKSIVL, from the coding sequence ATGGCCACCACATCAACGGCCCACGACGAACGCCCCTACATCGACGGGGAGTGGGAGAGCGGTGACGGCGTGATCGAGGTCGATGACCTCGCTGAGGGCGGCGTGTTCGGGCGGATCGCCGCCGCGGGTCCGCTCCAGGCCGAGGCCGCGCTCGATGCGGCCGAGAACGCACAGACGGCGATGGCTGCATCGACGATCCCCGAGCGAGTCGCGTGGCTCGAAGCCATCGCCGCGGGACTGCGCGACCGCAAGGACGAACTCGCGGACGTGATCGTTCGCGAGGCGGGCAAACCCATCGCGAGCGCGCGCGGCGAGGTCGAATCGGCTGCCGAACGGTTCGAGCGCGCGGTCGAGGAGGCCCGCGGACTGAGCGGGGAGTTCCGTCCGGGGACGACCGCCGGTCACGAAGGTTGGGAGGCGATCGTCAAGTCCGAACCCCGGGGAACCGTGCTCTGCATCACGCCGTACAACTACCCGCTTTCGACGACCGCGCTTCAGGTCGCGCCCGCGCTCGCCGCCGGCAATAGCGTCGTGCTCAAACCCGCGAGCAAGACCCCAGTGAGCGCCGCAATCCTGACCGACGTCATCGCCTCGACCGACGTTCCGGCGGGCGGGTTCAACTTCGTGCCGGGGCACGCGAGCACGATCGGCGACGTGCTCGCCGGCTCGGACCAGATCGACGCGATCGCGATGACCGGCTCGTCGGGTGCGGGCGAGCACGTCGCCCGCCAGAGCGGGATCGTGAACCTCCACATGGAGCTCGGGGGCAACGCGCCCGCCGTGGTTTTCCCCGACGCCGACCTCGACGAAGCCGCCGCGGCGTGTGCGAAGGGCGGGCTCAAGTACGCCGGCCAGCGCTGCTCGGCGGTCAGCCGCGTGCTCGTCCACGAGTCGATCCACGACGATCTCGTCGAGCGGATCGAGAACGAGATGGACGCCTACCCCACGGGCGACCTCTTCGACGAGGAAACGGCTCTCGGACCGCTCATCAGCGACGACCAGGCCGACTGGGTCGAAGAACTCGTCACCGACGCCACCGATCGGAGTGCCGAGATCGTTCGCGGCGGCGGGCGCGACGGCCAGTTCGTCGAGCCCACGCTGCTCGGTCGTGTTCCCGAGAGCGCACGCCTCGTCACCGAGGAGCAGTTCGGCCCCGTGATCCCGGTGACGACGTTCGCCGACGAGGATCACGCCATCGAGATCGCCAACGACACCGATCTCGCGCTGGACGGCTGCGTGTTCACGAGCGAGTACGACCGCGCGCTCCGGGTCGCCGAGCGGATCGACGCCGGCGCGGTACGAATAAACGGTGCACCGAGCCACGGTCTCGGGGACATCCCCTTCGGCGGGAACGAGGACTCGGGCATCGGCCGGGAAGGTATCGGCACGAGTATCGAAGGGTTCATTCGATACAAGAGTATCGTGCTCTAA